In a genomic window of Streptomyces sp. SJL17-4:
- a CDS encoding GNAT family N-acetyltransferase, with protein MDDAEIMVGPVNLAARVDEALAVQALAFGLDQDEIAVRRHIVLRHLLNPGARAYGATTRDGKLVGFVYGMPNDRGHWWSTVVESYLRATGTVDWLDDSFVITELHVHPAHQGRGVGRELITTITDEAAEPRSILSAIDTDSPARGLYRSLGYQDLARQVHFPSAARPYAVMGASLPLKRRN; from the coding sequence ATGGATGACGCAGAGATCATGGTCGGTCCGGTCAATCTCGCCGCCCGGGTGGACGAGGCACTCGCCGTGCAGGCGCTCGCCTTCGGCCTGGACCAGGACGAGATCGCCGTACGCCGCCACATCGTGCTGCGCCACCTGCTGAACCCCGGCGCCCGCGCCTACGGGGCCACCACCCGCGACGGGAAGCTCGTCGGGTTCGTGTACGGGATGCCCAACGACCGCGGCCACTGGTGGTCCACCGTCGTCGAGTCGTATCTGCGCGCCACCGGCACCGTCGACTGGCTCGACGACTCCTTCGTGATCACCGAACTCCACGTCCACCCGGCCCACCAGGGACGAGGTGTGGGCCGCGAGCTGATCACCACCATCACCGACGAGGCCGCCGAACCGCGCTCGATCCTCTCCGCGATCGACACCGACAGCCCGGCCCGCGGCCTCTACCGCTCCCTCGGCTACCAGGACCTCGCCCGCCAGGTGCACTTCCCGAGCGCGGCCCGCCCATACGCGGTGATGGGCGCGTCCCTGCCGCTCAAGCGCCGGAACTGA
- the ispG gene encoding flavodoxin-dependent (E)-4-hydroxy-3-methylbut-2-enyl-diphosphate synthase, with product MTAISLGIPTVPTRLAERRKSRQIQVGSVAVGGDAPVSVQSMTTTRTSDIGATLQQIAELTASGCQIVRVACPTQDDADALAVIARKSQIPVIADIHFQPKYVFAAIDAGCAAVRVNPGNIKQFDDKVKEIAKAASDAGTPIRIGVNAGSLDARLLKKYGKATPEALVESALWEASLFEEHGFRDIKISVKHNDPVIMVEAYRQLAAQSDYPLHLGVTEAGPAFQGTIKSAVAFGALLSQGIGDTIRVSLSAPPAEEIKVGIQILESLNLRQRRLEIVSCPSCGRAQVDVYKLAEEVTAGLDGMTVPLRVAVMGCVVNGPGEAREADLGVASGNGKGQIFVKGEVIKTVPESKIVETLIEEALKIAEQMEKDGVASGEPSVAVAG from the coding sequence ATGACCGCGATTTCTCTCGGTATCCCGACCGTCCCGACCCGGCTCGCCGAGCGGCGCAAGAGCCGCCAGATCCAGGTCGGCAGCGTGGCCGTCGGCGGTGACGCACCCGTCTCCGTGCAGTCGATGACCACCACCCGTACCTCCGACATCGGCGCCACGCTCCAGCAGATCGCCGAGCTGACCGCCTCCGGCTGCCAGATCGTGCGGGTGGCCTGCCCCACCCAGGACGACGCCGACGCCCTCGCCGTCATCGCGCGGAAGTCGCAGATCCCGGTGATCGCCGACATCCACTTCCAGCCGAAGTACGTCTTCGCCGCGATCGACGCGGGCTGCGCCGCCGTCCGCGTCAACCCCGGCAACATCAAGCAGTTCGACGACAAGGTCAAGGAGATCGCCAAGGCGGCCTCCGACGCGGGGACCCCGATCCGCATCGGCGTCAACGCCGGCTCGCTCGACGCGCGCCTGCTCAAGAAGTACGGCAAGGCCACCCCCGAGGCGCTCGTCGAGTCCGCCCTCTGGGAGGCGTCCCTCTTCGAGGAGCACGGCTTCCGCGACATCAAGATCTCGGTCAAGCACAACGACCCGGTGATCATGGTCGAGGCCTACCGTCAGCTCGCCGCCCAGTCCGACTACCCGCTGCACCTCGGCGTCACCGAGGCGGGCCCCGCCTTCCAGGGCACCATCAAGTCGGCCGTCGCCTTCGGCGCGCTGCTGTCCCAGGGCATCGGCGACACCATCCGCGTCTCCCTCTCCGCGCCGCCGGCCGAGGAGATCAAGGTCGGCATCCAGATCCTGGAGTCGCTGAACCTGCGCCAGCGCCGCCTGGAGATCGTCTCCTGCCCGTCCTGCGGCCGCGCCCAGGTCGACGTCTACAAGCTCGCGGAGGAGGTCACCGCCGGCCTCGACGGCATGACCGTCCCGCTGCGCGTCGCCGTCATGGGCTGCGTCGTCAACGGACCGGGCGAGGCCCGCGAGGCCGACCTCGGCGTCGCCTCCGGCAACGGCAAGGGCCAGATCTTCGTGAAGGGCGAGGTCATCAAGACCGTCCCCGAGTCGAAGATCGTCGAGACCCTCATCGAAGAGGCGCTGAAGATCGCCGAGCAGATGGAGAAGGACGGCGTCGCCAGCGGCGAACCGTCGGTCGCCGTCGCGGGCTGA
- a CDS encoding proline--tRNA ligase, whose protein sequence is MANAPVQRMSQLMAKTLRDDPADAEVLSHKLLVRAGYVRRTAAGIWSWLPLGKKVLSNVERIVREEMDAIGAQEVTLPALLPREPYEATGRWEEYGAELFRLQDRKGGDYLLGPTHEEIFTLLVKDQCSSYKDLPVILYQIQNKFRDEARPRAGILRGREFLMKDSYSFDTEDEGLAQSYALHRQAYQRVFERLGLDYRIVAATAGAMGGSKSEEFLAPAEAGEDTFADCPNCDFAANTEAVSYELRSVDGSAVPAAEEIPTPDTPTIETLAASLGVPASATLKNLLVKVDGEIVAVGVPGDREVDMGKVEEHFAPATVEMVTETDFAERADLVRGYVGPQGLEKVRYVADPRVAPGTAWITGANKDGMHAKNVVAGRDFEVEEYVDVVVVLEGDPCPKCGTGLKLDRAIEIGHIFQLGRKYADALKLDVLGQNGKPVRVTMGSYGIGVSRAVAALAEQTADEKGLCWPAEVAPADVHVVAAGKALQTELALEVSEKLSAAGLRVMVDDRAGVSPGVKFTDAELMGVPKILVAGRRAAEGVVELKDRRTGDREELTVDEALARLTA, encoded by the coding sequence ATGGCCAACGCACCGGTCCAGCGCATGTCCCAGTTGATGGCGAAGACGCTGCGCGACGACCCGGCCGACGCCGAGGTCCTCAGCCACAAGCTCCTCGTCCGCGCCGGCTACGTGCGCCGCACCGCCGCCGGCATCTGGAGCTGGCTGCCCCTCGGCAAGAAGGTCCTCTCCAACGTCGAGCGCATCGTCCGCGAGGAGATGGACGCGATCGGCGCGCAGGAGGTCACCCTCCCCGCGCTGCTGCCGCGTGAGCCGTACGAGGCGACGGGCCGCTGGGAAGAGTACGGCGCCGAGCTCTTCCGCCTCCAGGACCGCAAGGGCGGCGACTACCTCCTCGGCCCGACGCACGAGGAGATCTTCACCCTCCTGGTCAAGGACCAGTGCTCGTCGTACAAGGACCTGCCGGTCATCCTGTACCAGATCCAGAACAAGTTCCGTGACGAGGCCCGCCCCCGTGCCGGCATCCTGCGCGGCCGCGAGTTCCTCATGAAGGACTCGTACTCCTTCGACACGGAGGACGAGGGCCTCGCCCAGTCCTACGCCCTGCACCGCCAGGCCTACCAGCGGGTCTTCGAGCGCCTCGGCCTCGACTACCGCATCGTCGCGGCCACCGCCGGCGCCATGGGCGGCTCGAAGTCCGAGGAGTTCCTCGCGCCGGCCGAGGCCGGCGAGGACACCTTCGCCGACTGCCCGAACTGCGACTTCGCGGCGAACACCGAAGCGGTCTCGTACGAGCTCCGGTCGGTCGACGGCTCGGCCGTCCCGGCCGCCGAGGAGATCCCCACCCCCGACACCCCGACGATCGAGACCCTGGCCGCCTCCCTCGGCGTCCCGGCCTCCGCCACGCTGAAGAACCTCCTCGTGAAGGTCGACGGCGAGATCGTCGCCGTGGGCGTGCCCGGCGACCGCGAGGTCGACATGGGCAAGGTCGAGGAGCACTTCGCGCCGGCGACCGTCGAGATGGTCACCGAGACCGACTTCGCCGAGCGCGCCGACCTCGTACGGGGCTACGTCGGCCCGCAGGGCCTGGAGAAGGTCAGGTACGTCGCCGACCCCCGGGTGGCCCCGGGCACGGCGTGGATCACGGGCGCCAACAAGGACGGGATGCACGCGAAGAACGTCGTCGCGGGCCGTGACTTCGAGGTCGAGGAGTACGTCGACGTCGTCGTCGTCCTGGAGGGCGACCCGTGCCCGAAGTGCGGCACCGGCCTGAAGCTGGACCGCGCCATCGAGATCGGCCACATCTTCCAGCTGGGCCGCAAGTACGCCGACGCCCTCAAGCTCGACGTCCTCGGCCAGAACGGCAAGCCGGTCCGCGTGACCATGGGCTCGTACGGCATCGGCGTCTCGCGCGCCGTCGCCGCGCTGGCGGAGCAGACGGCCGACGAGAAGGGCCTGTGCTGGCCGGCCGAGGTCGCCCCGGCCGACGTCCACGTCGTCGCCGCCGGCAAGGCCCTCCAGACGGAGCTGGCCCTGGAGGTCTCCGAGAAGCTGTCCGCCGCAGGCCTCCGGGTCATGGTCGACGACCGCGCGGGCGTCTCGCCGGGCGTCAAGTTCACCGACGCGGAGCTCATGGGCGTCCCGAAGATCCTGGTCGCCGGCCGCCGCGCGGCGGAGGGCGTCGTGGAACTGAAGGACCGCCGGACGGGCGACCGCGAGGAACTGACGGTCGACGAGGCGCTGGCCCGCCTGACCGCCTGA
- the aroA gene encoding 3-phosphoshikimate 1-carboxyvinyltransferase gives MTVIHIPGSKSVTARALFLAAAAEGTTTLLRPLVSDDTEGFAEGLAALGYAVRRESDTGENGETGETSETGDAADAWHIQGRPAGPGADSADVYCRDGATTARFLPTLAAAGHGTYRFDASAQMRRRPLGPLTTALRDLGVDLRHGGQEGHHPVDVHAHGVKGGAITLDAGQSSQYLTALLMLGPLTAEGLDITVTDLVSEPYVEITLAMMRSFGAEIRQEGRTYRVAPTGYRALTYGIEPDASTASYFFAAAALEPGRSVTVPGLGTGALQGDLGFVDVLRRMGADVEITDAGTTVRSTGTLRGLTVNMRDISDTMPTLAAIAPFADGPVRIEDVANTRVKECDRLDACAENLRRLGITVHTGPDWIEIHPGTPTGPVEIATHGDHRIVMSFAVTALRTPGITFDDPGCVKKTFPDFHRVFDTFVHS, from the coding sequence GTGACCGTCATCCACATCCCCGGCTCCAAGTCCGTCACCGCCCGCGCGCTCTTCCTCGCCGCCGCGGCCGAGGGCACCACCACGCTCCTCCGGCCCCTCGTCTCCGACGACACCGAGGGCTTCGCCGAGGGGCTCGCCGCCCTCGGTTACGCCGTCCGACGCGAGAGCGACACCGGCGAGAACGGCGAGACCGGCGAGACCAGCGAGACCGGCGACGCCGCCGACGCCTGGCACATCCAGGGCCGCCCCGCCGGCCCCGGCGCGGACTCGGCCGACGTCTACTGCCGTGACGGCGCCACCACCGCCCGTTTCCTGCCGACCCTGGCCGCCGCCGGCCACGGCACGTACCGCTTCGACGCCTCCGCCCAGATGCGGCGGCGGCCCCTCGGGCCGCTGACCACAGCCCTGCGCGACCTCGGCGTCGACCTCCGGCACGGAGGGCAGGAGGGGCACCACCCCGTCGACGTCCACGCCCACGGCGTGAAGGGCGGCGCGATCACCCTGGACGCCGGGCAGTCCTCCCAGTACCTGACGGCCCTCCTCATGCTGGGCCCGCTCACCGCCGAGGGCCTCGACATCACCGTGACCGACCTGGTCTCGGAGCCGTACGTCGAGATCACCTTGGCGATGATGCGGAGCTTCGGCGCCGAAATCCGCCAGGAGGGCCGTACCTACCGCGTCGCCCCCACCGGCTACCGCGCCCTGACCTACGGCATCGAGCCCGATGCCTCCACTGCCAGCTACTTCTTCGCCGCCGCCGCCCTCGAACCCGGCCGCTCCGTCACCGTCCCCGGCCTCGGCACCGGCGCCCTCCAGGGCGACCTCGGCTTCGTCGACGTGCTGCGCCGCATGGGCGCCGATGTCGAGATCACCGACGCCGGCACCACCGTCCGCTCCACCGGCACCCTGCGCGGCCTCACGGTCAACATGCGCGACATCTCCGACACCATGCCGACCCTCGCCGCGATCGCCCCCTTCGCCGACGGCCCGGTCCGCATCGAGGACGTCGCCAACACCCGGGTCAAGGAGTGCGACCGCCTCGACGCCTGCGCCGAGAACCTGCGCCGCCTCGGCATCACCGTCCACACCGGCCCCGACTGGATCGAGATCCACCCCGGCACGCCCACCGGGCCCGTCGAGATCGCCACCCACGGCGACCACCGGATCGTCATGTCCTTCGCGGTCACCGCCCTGCGTACCCCCGGCATCACCTTCGACGACCCCGGCTGTGTGAAGAAGACGTTCCCCGACTTCCACCGGGTCTTCGACACGTTTGTCCACAGTTAG
- a CDS encoding site-2 protease family protein: MTEMLLYILGIVLFAFGLLVSIAWHELGHLSTAKLFGIRVPQYMVGFGPTIWSKKRGETEYGIKAIPAGGYIRMIGMFPPGEDGKIEARSTSPWRSMIEDAREASYEELKPGDETRLFYTRKPWKRVIVMFAGPFMNLVLAVALFFGSMMTLGIEGQTTQVAGVQKCVIEQDEKREKCAAGDPVSPAFKAGLKDGDRIVAFNGTPVSDWDTLSDRIRDTIGPATITVERAGQQVELHPTLVANKVLAKDEDGKVVQPVKYVDAGYLGFASKTEVAALTFGETTDRMGDLLENGVHSVIALPGKIPGLWDATFGDGERADDSPVGVVGAARITGELMNVEAPPTTILVMFMNLLVGFNVSLFLFNMLPLLPLDGGHIAGALWESVRRHTARIFRRPDPGPFDVAKLMPAAYVVAGVFVCFTLLVLAADLVNPVRIT, translated from the coding sequence ATGACCGAAATGCTCCTGTACATCCTGGGCATCGTGCTGTTCGCGTTCGGACTGCTCGTCTCCATCGCCTGGCACGAGCTCGGTCACCTCTCCACGGCCAAGCTCTTCGGCATCCGCGTGCCGCAGTACATGGTCGGCTTCGGCCCCACGATCTGGTCGAAGAAGCGCGGCGAGACCGAGTACGGCATCAAGGCCATCCCCGCCGGCGGCTACATCCGCATGATCGGCATGTTCCCGCCGGGCGAGGACGGCAAGATCGAGGCCCGCTCCACCTCGCCCTGGCGCTCGATGATCGAGGACGCCCGGGAGGCCTCGTACGAGGAGCTCAAGCCCGGCGACGAGACCCGGCTCTTCTACACGCGCAAGCCGTGGAAGCGCGTGATCGTGATGTTCGCCGGACCGTTCATGAACCTGGTCCTGGCGGTGGCGCTGTTCTTCGGCTCGATGATGACGCTGGGCATCGAGGGCCAGACCACGCAGGTCGCGGGCGTCCAGAAGTGCGTCATCGAGCAGGACGAGAAGCGCGAGAAGTGCGCGGCGGGCGACCCCGTCTCCCCGGCCTTCAAGGCCGGTCTGAAGGACGGCGACAGGATCGTCGCCTTCAACGGCACCCCGGTGAGCGACTGGGACACCCTCTCCGACCGCATCCGCGACACCATCGGCCCGGCGACGATCACCGTCGAGCGCGCCGGGCAGCAGGTCGAACTGCACCCCACCCTCGTCGCCAACAAGGTGCTGGCGAAGGACGAGGACGGCAAGGTCGTCCAGCCCGTCAAGTACGTCGACGCCGGCTACCTCGGCTTCGCGTCCAAGACCGAGGTCGCGGCCCTCACCTTCGGCGAGACCACCGACCGGATGGGCGACCTCCTGGAGAACGGCGTCCACTCGGTCATCGCCCTCCCCGGCAAGATCCCCGGCCTGTGGGACGCCACCTTCGGCGACGGCGAGCGCGCCGACGACTCCCCGGTCGGCGTCGTCGGCGCCGCCCGCATCACCGGTGAACTGATGAACGTCGAGGCCCCGCCGACGACGATCCTCGTGATGTTCATGAACCTGCTCGTCGGGTTCAACGTGTCGCTGTTCCTGTTCAACATGCTCCCGCTGCTGCCGCTCGACGGCGGTCACATCGCGGGTGCCCTGTGGGAGTCCGTACGCCGTCACACGGCCCGGATCTTCAGGCGCCCCGACCCGGGCCCCTTCGACGTGGCGAAGCTGATGCCCGCCGCGTACGTGGTGGCCGGGGTCTTCGTCTGTTTCACGCTGCTCGTCCTCGCCGCCGACCTCGTCAACCCGGTGAGGATCACGTAG
- a CDS encoding GNAT family N-acetyltransferase, whose amino-acid sequence MLTQPATRVLEPADLGAALAVLESAPVENAFVTARVQVAGLDPWRLGGEMWGWYSEGRLRSLCYSGANLVPLCATPEAVRAFADRARRTGRRCSSIVGPAEPTTELWRLLEPSWGPARDVRARQPLMVAEEPSVTVAPDPLVRRVRKDEMDVIMPACVAMFTEEVGISPLANDGGLLYQARVAELVGAGRSFARIEDGKVIFKAEIGAATRQACQIQGVWVAPEHRGKGLSESGMAAVLQYALADVAPLVSLYVNDYNTPARASYRRVGFQETGAFMSVLF is encoded by the coding sequence GTGCTGACACAACCCGCCACCCGGGTCCTCGAACCCGCCGACCTCGGCGCCGCACTCGCCGTCCTGGAGAGTGCCCCCGTCGAGAACGCCTTCGTGACCGCCCGCGTCCAGGTCGCCGGGCTCGATCCCTGGCGGCTCGGTGGCGAGATGTGGGGCTGGTACAGCGAGGGGCGGCTGCGTTCGCTCTGCTACTCCGGGGCCAACCTCGTGCCCCTCTGCGCGACGCCCGAGGCCGTGCGCGCCTTCGCCGACCGGGCGCGCAGGACCGGGCGCCGCTGTTCCTCGATCGTCGGGCCCGCCGAGCCCACCACCGAGCTGTGGCGGCTCCTGGAGCCCAGCTGGGGCCCTGCGCGGGACGTCCGCGCCCGGCAGCCGCTGATGGTCGCGGAGGAGCCCTCCGTGACCGTCGCGCCCGACCCGCTGGTGCGCCGCGTCCGCAAGGACGAGATGGACGTGATCATGCCCGCGTGCGTGGCCATGTTCACCGAGGAGGTCGGCATCTCCCCGCTCGCCAACGACGGCGGACTGCTCTACCAGGCCCGGGTCGCCGAACTCGTCGGCGCCGGCCGTTCCTTCGCCCGCATCGAGGACGGCAAGGTGATCTTCAAGGCGGAGATCGGCGCCGCCACCCGCCAGGCCTGCCAGATCCAGGGCGTCTGGGTCGCCCCCGAGCACCGCGGCAAGGGCCTCTCCGAGTCGGGCATGGCCGCCGTTCTCCAGTACGCCCTGGCGGATGTCGCGCCCCTCGTCAGCCTGTACGTGAACGACTACAACACCCCGGCGAGGGCCTCGTACCGCCGTGTCGGCTTCCAGGAGACCGGTGCCTTCATGAGCGTGCTGTTCTGA
- a CDS encoding slipin family protein produces MIEELLMAAVGAAAAIGVYAGAAARVVKQYERGVVFRFGRLRDDVRAPGFTMIVPGVDRLHKVNMQIVTMPVPAQEGITRDNVTVRVDAVVYFKVVDAAEALIRVEDYKFAVSQMAQTSLRSIIGKSDLDDLLSNREKLNQGLELMLDSPAIGWGVQIDRVEIKDVSLPETMKRSMARQAEADRERRARVINADAELQASKKLAEAAEVMSDQPAALQLRLLQTVVAVAAEKNSTLVLPFPVELLRFLERSTVGPAAAVGQAPAVAPTPPTTSPQPVSDAYLKGAAHAAEGVEPVEDLTGASVEPAPSEDGA; encoded by the coding sequence ATGATCGAAGAGCTGCTGATGGCGGCAGTCGGCGCCGCTGCGGCGATCGGCGTGTACGCGGGCGCGGCGGCGCGGGTCGTGAAGCAGTACGAGCGAGGCGTCGTCTTCCGCTTCGGCCGGCTGCGCGACGATGTCCGCGCGCCCGGCTTCACGATGATCGTTCCGGGGGTGGACCGCCTCCACAAGGTGAACATGCAGATCGTCACGATGCCCGTGCCCGCGCAGGAGGGCATCACGCGGGACAACGTGACGGTGCGGGTCGACGCGGTCGTCTACTTCAAGGTCGTCGACGCGGCGGAGGCCCTGATCCGGGTCGAGGACTACAAGTTCGCGGTCTCGCAGATGGCGCAGACGTCGCTGCGGTCGATCATCGGCAAGAGCGACCTCGACGACCTGCTGTCGAACCGGGAGAAGCTCAACCAGGGGCTTGAGCTGATGCTGGACTCCCCCGCGATCGGCTGGGGCGTGCAGATCGACCGGGTCGAGATCAAGGACGTCTCCCTGCCGGAGACGATGAAGCGCTCGATGGCCCGGCAGGCGGAGGCGGACCGGGAACGCCGGGCGCGGGTGATCAACGCGGACGCGGAGCTCCAGGCCTCGAAGAAGCTGGCGGAGGCGGCGGAGGTCATGTCCGACCAGCCGGCGGCGCTCCAGCTGCGGCTGCTGCAGACGGTGGTGGCGGTGGCGGCGGAGAAGAACTCGACGCTGGTGCTGCCGTTCCCGGTGGAGCTGCTGAGGTTCCTTGAACGGTCGACGGTGGGGCCCGCGGCCGCCGTGGGCCAGGCGCCCGCCGTGGCGCCCACCCCGCCGACGACCTCGCCGCAGCCGGTCAGTGACGCGTATCTGAAGGGCGCGGCCCATGCGGCGGAGGGGGTGGAGCCGGTGGAAGACCTGACGGGGGCGTCGGTGGAACCGGCACCGTCGGAGGACGGCGCCTGA
- the dxr gene encoding 1-deoxy-D-xylulose-5-phosphate reductoisomerase, protein MGGMSDRPSPLADPHIAFDVSEGRRDIVVLGSTGSIGTQAIDLVLRNPDRFRVTALAASGGRVALLAEQAHRLKVAAVAVAREDVVEELRTALKALYGSEPLPELLAGPDAATQLAASPCHTVLNGITGSIGLAPTLAALEAGRTLALANKESLIVGGPLVKALAKPGQIIPVDSEHAALFQALAAGTRADVRKLVVTASGGPFRGRTRAQLADVTREDALAHPTWAMGPVITVNSATLVNKGLEVIEAHLLYDIPFDRIEVVVHPQSYVHSMVEFTDGSTLAQATPPDMRGPIAIGIGWPERVPDAAPAFDWTKASTWEFFPLDTEAFPSVGLARHVGELGGTAPAVFNAANEECVEAFLAGRLPFNGIMDTVTAVVTEHGVPATGTSLTVPDVLEAETWARARARELAAKATAEARA, encoded by the coding sequence ATGGGGGGCATGAGCGACCGCCCCTCTCCTCTCGCCGATCCCCATATCGCCTTCGACGTCTCCGAAGGACGCCGGGACATCGTCGTCCTCGGCTCGACCGGGTCCATCGGCACGCAGGCCATCGACCTGGTGCTGCGCAACCCCGACCGCTTCCGGGTCACCGCCCTGGCCGCCTCGGGCGGCCGGGTCGCGCTGCTCGCCGAGCAGGCGCACCGGCTGAAGGTCGCCGCGGTCGCCGTGGCGCGCGAGGACGTGGTGGAGGAGCTCCGTACGGCCCTGAAGGCGCTGTACGGCTCCGAGCCGCTGCCCGAGCTCCTCGCGGGCCCCGACGCGGCCACCCAGCTCGCCGCCTCGCCGTGCCACACCGTCCTCAACGGCATCACCGGCTCCATCGGCCTCGCGCCGACCCTGGCCGCTCTCGAAGCCGGCCGTACCCTCGCCCTCGCCAACAAGGAGTCGCTGATCGTCGGCGGCCCCCTGGTGAAGGCGCTCGCCAAGCCCGGCCAGATCATCCCGGTCGACTCCGAGCACGCCGCCCTCTTCCAGGCGCTTGCCGCGGGCACCCGCGCCGACGTCCGCAAGCTGGTCGTGACCGCCTCCGGCGGCCCCTTCCGCGGCCGTACGCGCGCACAGCTCGCCGACGTCACCCGCGAGGACGCGCTCGCCCACCCGACCTGGGCCATGGGTCCGGTGATCACGGTGAACAGCGCCACCCTGGTCAACAAGGGCCTGGAGGTCATCGAGGCGCACCTCCTCTACGACATTCCCTTCGACCGCATCGAGGTCGTCGTCCACCCGCAGTCGTACGTCCACTCGATGGTCGAGTTCACGGACGGCTCCACGCTCGCCCAGGCCACCCCGCCGGACATGCGCGGCCCGATCGCCATCGGCATCGGCTGGCCCGAGCGGGTCCCGGACGCGGCCCCCGCCTTCGACTGGACCAAGGCTTCCACCTGGGAGTTCTTCCCGCTCGACACCGAGGCGTTCCCGTCGGTCGGGCTGGCCCGGCACGTCGGCGAGCTGGGCGGCACCGCCCCCGCGGTCTTCAACGCGGCCAACGAGGAGTGCGTCGAGGCGTTTCTCGCCGGACGGCTGCCGTTCAACGGAATCATGGATACGGTCACAGCGGTCGTCACGGAGCACGGCGTTCCCGCCACGGGAACCTCCCTCACCGTGCCGGACGTCCTCGAAGCGGAGACCTGGGCGCGCGCCCGGGCCCGAGAGCTCGCAGCGAAGGCAACAGCGGAGGCCCGCGCATGA
- a CDS encoding aminoglycoside phosphotransferase family protein yields MGFEPPQRLIRTLGETYGDAVAAEWLGKLPELAGQVLDRASLDAERVMAPGGRSSLVVLVRRSDGSPAALKIAPAFARPDLERDALAHWNGWGAVQLLDEAAEGALVLERLHPEVSLRSLPEAKALLEAAGTVRKLWVEPAAEHGFETVAERTARQAAAMAPHLTGAATAELTTAALAAREELLSGSSETVLLHGNFRQGKVLGGDRAPWLAVGPEPLVGERAYDLARLVRDRVEDLVAASSGASAARRRVNKLADSLDLDRERLRGWTLFRAVESGTRALTAGRRQDAELLLEFASWL; encoded by the coding sequence ATGGGTTTCGAACCGCCGCAGCGACTGATCAGGACGCTCGGTGAGACGTACGGGGACGCCGTGGCGGCCGAGTGGCTCGGGAAGCTGCCCGAGCTCGCGGGCCAGGTGCTCGACCGCGCCTCGCTGGACGCCGAACGGGTGATGGCGCCCGGCGGACGCAGCAGCCTGGTCGTGCTCGTCCGGCGGTCCGACGGCTCCCCCGCCGCGCTCAAGATCGCGCCCGCGTTCGCCCGGCCGGACCTGGAGCGGGACGCGCTCGCCCACTGGAACGGCTGGGGCGCGGTCCAGCTCCTCGACGAGGCCGCGGAGGGCGCGCTCGTTCTCGAACGGCTGCACCCCGAGGTCTCGCTGCGCTCGCTCCCGGAGGCGAAGGCGCTCCTGGAGGCGGCCGGGACCGTACGCAAGCTGTGGGTCGAGCCGGCGGCGGAGCACGGCTTCGAGACGGTGGCCGAGCGGACCGCCCGGCAGGCGGCCGCGATGGCCCCCCACCTGACCGGGGCGGCGACCGCCGAGCTGACGACGGCGGCGCTGGCGGCGCGCGAGGAGCTGCTGTCCGGCTCCTCGGAGACCGTGCTGCTGCACGGGAACTTCCGGCAGGGCAAGGTGCTCGGTGGTGACCGGGCGCCCTGGCTGGCCGTCGGCCCCGAGCCGCTGGTCGGTGAGCGGGCGTACGACCTCGCCCGGCTCGTACGGGACCGGGTCGAGGACCTGGTGGCCGCCTCCTCAGGCGCCTCGGCGGCCCGGCGGCGGGTCAACAAGCTGGCGGACTCCCTGGACCTGGACCGGGAGCGGCTGCGTGGCTGGACGCTGTTCCGCGCGGTCGAGTCGGGGACGCGGGCGCTGACGGCGGGGCGGCGGCAGGATGCCGAGCTGCTCCTGGAGTTCGCGAGCTGGCTGTAG